A genomic segment from Gossypium hirsutum isolate 1008001.06 chromosome D04, Gossypium_hirsutum_v2.1, whole genome shotgun sequence encodes:
- the LOC107899346 gene encoding uncharacterized protein isoform X1 → MSCVDIAESKQLLDKLVVVKYNGALGKNMGFGGPKKYLASFEANGVSVTVHECSLLKSFSTSLTVAHLYVVICPYIEGVVEDSISSSWKTQGLALFQVECYLMLHSMVVYLSQNLN, encoded by the exons ATGTCTTGTG TAGATATTGCTGAATCTAAGCAACTTTTGGATAAGCTTGTTGTGGTGAAGTATAATGGAGCTTTGGGAAAGAATATGGGTTTCGGTGGTCCCAA AAAGTATTTGGCATCGTTTGAAGCAAATGGGGTTTCAGTCACTGTGCATGAATGCAGTTTGCTAAAAAGCTTTTCCACTTCATTGACAGTAGCACACCTGTATGTAGTTATATGTCCCT ATATTGAAGGTGTAGTGGAggattcaatctcttcaagctggAAAACCCAAGGCTTAGCACTTTTTCAAGTAGAGTGTTATTTAATGTTGCATTCCATGGTCGTTTATCTTAGTCAGAACTTGAATTAG
- the LOC107899346 gene encoding uncharacterized protein isoform X2 produces the protein MSCDIAESKQLLDKLVVVKYNGALGKNMGFGGPKKYLASFEANGVSVTVHECSLLKSFSTSLTVAHLYVVICPYIEGVVEDSISSSWKTQGLALFQVECYLMLHSMVVYLSQNLN, from the exons ATGTCTTGTG ATATTGCTGAATCTAAGCAACTTTTGGATAAGCTTGTTGTGGTGAAGTATAATGGAGCTTTGGGAAAGAATATGGGTTTCGGTGGTCCCAA AAAGTATTTGGCATCGTTTGAAGCAAATGGGGTTTCAGTCACTGTGCATGAATGCAGTTTGCTAAAAAGCTTTTCCACTTCATTGACAGTAGCACACCTGTATGTAGTTATATGTCCCT ATATTGAAGGTGTAGTGGAggattcaatctcttcaagctggAAAACCCAAGGCTTAGCACTTTTTCAAGTAGAGTGTTATTTAATGTTGCATTCCATGGTCGTTTATCTTAGTCAGAACTTGAATTAG
- the LOC107899347 gene encoding BEL1-like homeodomain protein 9, protein MAEGFEPYHVPQQSRRDKLRIVAQNHSACVESTAVTLPGCSGLLPLYDASLLSSDLLTCAANASASHDFHHHQANQLSASASGKNSSLVCGVKEGVNSMGFVGGVVNGSSSASHHHPYLDGQSSLPVNPSSIHDMNNSPFLYTPQNLQTIRDFDQSYNSGGEVVVYKPEPLSLNHESSATAQALSLSLSSHNTHQNNLPLELNLQRYGSAIYSDKVTDSGYVVPSIIRGSASTSNEVSRGSLPLGPFTGYASILKGSRFLRPAQMLLEELCDVGRGLYAEKMTPDSSLMDPSLQNLSGTGIIDDSLSGGDGGESRRKKSRLISMLDEVYRSYKQYYQQIQAVVASFEYVAGLGNAAPYANLALKAMSKHFRCLKNAITDQLQFINKPHGRTSLGKDEGPMFGNTERSLYNLAVHNAGFHEHQPVWRPQRGLPERAVTVLRAWLFEHFLHPYPTDTDKLMLAKQTGLSRSQVSNWFINARVRLWKPMVEEIHMLEQAQKNSQKEARNPNKSSDHLSSANSIAPENPSTSFQRAQDTPSKRTRSEPLSDIPLGSEPHNLTYNSLSSHPHVGMGVSMAGGSNGVSLTLGLHQNNGISLSEPFSFNAAQRFGLGLSSEGYVIGGYEAQNRHFGRDVMGGQLLHDFVG, encoded by the exons ATGGCGGAGGGTTTTGAGCCCTACCATGTCCCACAACAAAGCAGAAGAGATAAGCTAAGAATTGTGGCACAAAACCACTCAGCTTGTGTTGAATCGACGGCTGTTACACTTCCAGGCTGCTCAGGTCTACTTCCTTTGTACGACGCTTCTCTTCTTTCCTCTGATTTGTTGACTTGCGCTGCCAACGCTAGTGCTAGCCATGACTTTCACCATCACCAGGCCAACCAGCTTTCGGCTTCGGCTTCTGGTAAAAACAGTAGCCTCGTTTGTGGAGTTAAAGAAGGTGTGAATTCCATGGGTTTTGTTGGTGGGGTTGTTAATGGTTCTTCATCAGCTTCTCATCATCACCCTTATTTGGACGGACAATCGTCTTTACCCGTGAACCCTAGCTCCATTCATGATATGAATAACAGCCCTTTCCTTTATACCCCGCAAAACCTTCAAACCATAAGAGATTTTGACCAGTCTTATAACAGTGGTGGTGAAGTCGTGGTTTATAAACCTGAACCTTTGTCCTTGAACCACGAGTCCAGTGCCACTGCTCAGGCCTTGTCTCTTTCTTTATCTTCTCATAATACCCACCAAAACAATCTTCCTTTGGAGCTAAATCTACAGAGATACGGGTCTGCTATCTATAGTGACAAGGTCACTGACAGTGGTTATGTGGTTCCAAGCATTATTCGTGGCAGCGCTTCTACGTCGAATGAGGTTTCCAGGGGCTCCCTCCCTCTCGGGCCTTTCACTGGCTACGCTTCGATTTTGAAGGGATCCAGGTTTTTGAGGCCCGCCCAGATGTTATTAGAAGAGCTTTGCGATGTGGGTAGGGGACTTTATGCTGAAAAAATGACTCCTGATTCTTCTTTGATGGACCCTTCATTGCAGAATTTGAGTGGTACTGGAATTATTGATGATTCTCTCAGTGGGGGAGATGGTGGTGAGAGTAGAAGAAAGAAGTCGAGGCTAATTTCAATGCTTGACGAG GTTTACCGGAGCTACAAACAATATTATCAACAGATACAAGCTGTAGTTGCATCGTTTGAATATGTTGCCGGACTGGGCAATGCTGCTCCTTACGCAAACTTGGCTTTGAAAGCCATGTCTAAACATTTCAGGTGCTTGAAGAACGCAATCACCGACCAGCTTCAGTTCATTAATAAGCCTCATGGTCGGACAAGCCTGGGAAAAGATGAAGGTCCAATGTTTGGAAACACTGAAAGAAGCCTTTATAACCTAGCTGTTCATAATGCTGGGTTCCATGAGCACCAACCTGTTTGGCGACCTCAACGAGGCCTTCCTGAGCGTGCTGTAACTGTACTTCGAGCATGGCTATTTGAACACTTTCTACACCC TTATCCAACTGACACAGACAAGCTTATGTTGGCTAAACAAACTGGTCTATCACGGAGCCAG GTGTCGAATTGGTTTATAAATGCGAGAGTGAGACTTTGGAAGCCAATGGTAGAGGAAATACACATGCTCGAACAAGCTCAAAAAAATTCGCAAAAGGAGGCTAGAAATCCGAACAAGTCAAGTGACCATTTGTCTTCCGCAAACTCTATCGCACCCGAAAATCCATCTACCTCCTTTCAAAGGGCTCAGGATACCCCATCAAAGCGCACAAGAAGTGAACCACTTTCCGATATACCCCTTGGAAGTGAACCACATAACTTGACGTACAACAGCTTATCAAGCCATCCACATGTTGGTATGGGTGTTAGCATGGCTGGTGGGAGTAATGGTGTCTCCTTAACACTTGGTCTTCATCAGAACAATGGTATCAGCTTATCCGAGCCATTTTCTTTTAATGCAGCTCAGCGGTTTGGCCTTGGCCTAAGCAGTGAGGGGTATGTTATCGGTGGTTATGAAGCACAAAATCGGCATTTTGGCAGGGATGTTATGGGAGGACAACTTTTACACGATTTTGTAGGTTGA